A part of Paraburkholderia largidicola genomic DNA contains:
- a CDS encoding NAD(P)/FAD-dependent oxidoreductase: MHRFVVVGGGAGGLELATRLGDRYARRKSGGEPRAQVTLVDRYPTHIWKPLLHEVAAGSMDPFTQELEYAAQARWHGFEFQQGELVGLDRTAKSIRLGRVLDDDGAELLPERVLEYDTLVIAIGSTTHFFGVQGAPEYSLALDTVQQAERFRKRLIAACMRAEHQAHEPVETNPGTTSTEPRIQVAIVGGGATGVELSAELRNTAQVLSAYGLHKLDPRHDVGIVLIEAGPRILPALQERVSTATSELLQKLGVKLMVGETVAEVAPGVVRTASGKMVRADLTVWAAGIKAPPVLSQLDGLPVNRLGQLEVRPTLQTMIDDNVFALGDCAACAWPGNERNVPPRAQAAHQQASFLLRALGNRLEGRPLPEFTYRDFGSLVSLGHFSAVGNLMGGVIGGNMLIEGLFARFMYMSLYRLHIAALHGYARMVLDTFAHWLRRTTLPRVKLH, translated from the coding sequence ATGCATCGTTTTGTCGTCGTAGGTGGAGGCGCGGGAGGCCTGGAGCTGGCGACACGGCTCGGCGATCGCTATGCGCGCAGAAAGAGTGGCGGTGAGCCGCGCGCACAAGTCACGCTGGTCGATCGTTATCCGACGCATATCTGGAAGCCGCTGCTGCATGAGGTGGCAGCGGGCAGCATGGACCCGTTCACGCAGGAACTCGAATACGCCGCGCAGGCGCGCTGGCATGGCTTTGAGTTTCAGCAGGGCGAACTGGTTGGCCTCGACCGCACGGCGAAGTCCATCAGGCTTGGCCGCGTGCTCGACGACGATGGCGCCGAGCTTCTCCCCGAACGGGTTCTGGAATACGACACGCTGGTCATCGCTATCGGCAGTACGACGCACTTCTTCGGCGTGCAGGGCGCGCCCGAATATTCGCTCGCGCTCGATACCGTTCAGCAGGCCGAGCGCTTCCGCAAGCGCCTGATCGCCGCCTGCATGCGCGCCGAGCATCAGGCGCACGAACCCGTCGAAACGAATCCCGGCACGACGTCGACTGAGCCGCGCATTCAGGTCGCGATTGTCGGCGGCGGCGCGACGGGTGTGGAATTGTCGGCGGAACTGCGCAATACGGCGCAGGTGCTGTCCGCCTATGGGTTGCACAAGCTCGATCCGCGCCACGATGTCGGCATCGTGCTGATCGAAGCGGGGCCGCGCATTCTGCCGGCACTTCAGGAGCGCGTATCGACGGCCACGTCCGAACTGCTGCAAAAGCTCGGCGTGAAGCTGATGGTCGGCGAGACGGTGGCGGAAGTCGCGCCGGGCGTCGTGCGCACGGCGAGCGGCAAGATGGTGCGCGCCGACCTGACCGTGTGGGCAGCGGGCATCAAGGCGCCGCCCGTGCTCAGTCAGCTCGACGGCCTGCCTGTGAACCGGCTGGGTCAGCTCGAAGTGCGTCCCACGCTGCAGACCATGATCGACGACAACGTCTTCGCGCTCGGCGATTGTGCCGCCTGCGCGTGGCCGGGCAACGAACGCAACGTGCCGCCGCGCGCGCAGGCCGCGCACCAGCAGGCGAGCTTTCTGCTGCGGGCGCTTGGCAACCGGCTAGAAGGCCGGCCGCTGCCGGAGTTCACGTATCGCGACTTCGGCTCGCTGGTGTCGCTCGGGCACTTCAGCGCCGTGGGCAATCTGATGGGCGGCGTGATTGGCGGCAACATGCTGATCGAAGGGTTGTTCGCGCGCTTCATGTACATGTCGCTGTACCGGCTGCATATCGCCGCGCTGCACGGCTATGCGCGCATGGTGCTCGATACCTTCGCGCACTGGCTGCGGCGCACGACGCTGCCGCGCGTCAAATTGCACTGA
- a CDS encoding transcriptional regulator GcvA, whose protein sequence is MNRKLPPFPALRAFEVAARHNSFTAAADELHVTHGAISRQVAAFEAWVGVQVFHRNGKRVRLTEDGRRYLTKVQAAFDSIAAATDQLRDTGVVHVLRVNALPTFAMKWLLPRLSHFQRMAPNVELRLATSNEPVETLDSFDVAVRRGPAHWPNCASGQFLDESEIPVCSPALLQRLPIHTADDLARHVLLHSDTRPDAWHHWLQAAGVKVKCRKKQSFDHFYLALQAAVDGLGVALGPLPLLDDELASGRLVTPLEGPRIDARGYWWVARREVANAPLVEQFCRWLEAQAKETTQDNTQEKTRGKARVTKQ, encoded by the coding sequence ATGAACCGCAAGCTTCCACCCTTTCCGGCGCTGCGCGCCTTCGAGGTCGCGGCCCGGCACAACAGCTTCACGGCTGCAGCCGACGAGCTTCATGTGACCCATGGTGCAATCAGCCGGCAGGTGGCCGCGTTCGAGGCGTGGGTCGGCGTGCAGGTGTTTCATCGCAACGGCAAGCGCGTGCGGCTCACGGAAGACGGCCGGCGCTATCTGACGAAGGTGCAGGCCGCGTTCGACAGCATCGCGGCCGCGACCGACCAGTTGCGCGACACAGGCGTCGTCCATGTGCTGCGCGTGAACGCGCTGCCTACCTTCGCGATGAAGTGGCTGTTGCCGCGGCTATCGCATTTTCAACGGATGGCGCCGAACGTCGAGTTGAGGCTCGCGACATCGAACGAGCCCGTGGAGACGCTCGATAGTTTCGACGTCGCCGTGCGGCGCGGGCCCGCGCACTGGCCGAATTGCGCGAGCGGCCAGTTCCTCGATGAAAGTGAGATTCCCGTGTGCAGTCCGGCGCTGCTGCAACGCCTGCCCATCCACACCGCCGACGATCTCGCGCGCCATGTATTGCTGCACTCGGATACGCGGCCGGACGCGTGGCATCACTGGCTGCAGGCGGCGGGCGTCAAGGTGAAGTGCCGCAAGAAACAGTCGTTCGACCATTTCTATCTGGCCTTGCAGGCGGCCGTCGATGGGCTGGGTGTGGCGCTCGGACCGCTGCCGCTGCTCGATGACGAACTCGCGTCAGGCCGGCTGGTGACGCCTCTAGAAGGGCCGCGCATCGACGCACGTGGCTACTGGTGGGTCGCGCGGCGCGAGGTGGCGAATGCGCCGCTCGTCGAGCAGTTCTGCCGTTGGCTCGAAGCGCAGGCAAAGGAAACGACGCAAGACAACACGCAAGAAAAGACGCGCGGCAAGGCGCGCGTCACGAAGCAATAA
- a CDS encoding chromate transporter, with amino-acid sequence MMETLIALAVIFSQLSLLAFGGGNTILPEMQRQVVEVHHWMPASEFSALFALAQAAPGPNMMVVTLVGWHVAGWAGMLVTSLAKFGPSSIVTILAMHAWNRFKDRPWRRVAQKGLVPVTAGLVAASALLIARSSDTSWLAWVITGACAVLAFRTRIHPLWLLGGGAVVGLVGLAYV; translated from the coding sequence ATAATGGAAACGCTGATCGCCCTTGCCGTCATCTTCAGCCAGTTGTCGCTGCTCGCTTTCGGCGGCGGCAACACGATCCTGCCGGAGATGCAGCGGCAGGTCGTCGAGGTGCATCACTGGATGCCTGCCAGCGAGTTCAGTGCGCTGTTCGCGCTTGCGCAGGCCGCGCCTGGTCCGAACATGATGGTCGTAACGCTGGTCGGCTGGCACGTCGCGGGGTGGGCGGGGATGCTGGTGACGTCGCTGGCGAAGTTCGGGCCGTCGTCCATCGTGACGATTCTTGCGATGCATGCCTGGAATCGCTTCAAGGATCGTCCCTGGCGGCGTGTTGCGCAGAAGGGTCTGGTGCCTGTGACGGCAGGGCTGGTCGCGGCGAGTGCGTTGTTGATCGCGCGGTCGTCGGATACGTCCTGGCTTGCATGGGTGATCACGGGCGCGTGCGCGGTGCTTGCATTCAGGACGCGTATTCATCCGTTGTGGTTGCTGGGAGGCGGGGCGGTTGTGGGGCTTGTTGGGTTGGCGTATGTGTAG
- a CDS encoding chromate transporter, with the protein MDQHPDAPEHAPAPTTREIFMGFLGLGLTSFGGALPLARRTIVDQRRWLTAAEFTDLLGLCQFLPGGNVINLSVALGMRFRGLRGALAGILGLIAGPSLVVIALGVLYEHTQNDPHIKHLFAGLAAAAAGLLVAMAVKILMPLRHDPRAAAIAALGFVAIALLRFPLLPTMLVLTPLSIFLASRVARPEAAAASTQPNEVSK; encoded by the coding sequence ATGGATCAGCACCCCGACGCGCCGGAGCACGCGCCCGCTCCGACCACGCGCGAAATCTTCATGGGCTTTCTGGGCCTTGGCCTGACGTCGTTCGGCGGCGCGCTGCCGCTCGCGCGGCGGACCATCGTCGACCAGCGCCGCTGGCTGACAGCCGCCGAATTCACCGATCTGCTCGGCCTGTGCCAGTTTCTGCCGGGCGGTAACGTGATCAATCTGTCGGTGGCGCTCGGCATGCGCTTTCGGGGCTTGCGCGGCGCGCTCGCGGGCATTCTCGGTTTGATCGCCGGGCCGTCGCTGGTGGTGATCGCGCTCGGCGTGCTTTACGAGCACACGCAGAACGATCCGCATATCAAGCATCTGTTTGCCGGATTGGCAGCAGCCGCGGCGGGATTGCTGGTCGCGATGGCCGTCAAAATCCTGATGCCGCTGCGCCACGATCCGCGCGCGGCGGCGATCGCTGCGCTCGGTTTCGTCGCGATTGCGCTGCTGCGCTTCCCGCTGCTGCCGACAATGCTCGTGCTGACGCCGCTCAGCATTTTCCTCGCGTCGCGCGTGGCTAGACCTGAAGCGGCTGCCGCGTCGACACAGCCGAACGAGGTGTCGAAATAA
- a CDS encoding TIGR00730 family Rossman fold protein, which yields MTKRKVIPSLRSLADQERATAKKARASWQMFTIMAEFIEATEYLSEIRPAVSIYGSARLKPNSPYYKLATQIARKLSDAGFAVISGGGPGIMEAANKGAHAGKAPSVGLNIELPHEQSGNQWQDISLRFRHFFTRKVTFVKNSDAVIVMPGGFGTLDELAEVLTLIQTKKSRHVPIILVGAEFWKGLLGWFESQLVPMGLINPGDMNLMQVIDDPDQVLEAVLAFYEEREEQPEQQPKSDEDRMFYL from the coding sequence ATGACTAAGAGAAAAGTGATTCCGAGTCTGCGATCGCTCGCAGATCAAGAGCGCGCAACAGCCAAGAAGGCCCGCGCATCGTGGCAGATGTTCACGATTATGGCAGAGTTTATCGAGGCGACCGAGTACCTGTCGGAGATCCGCCCGGCCGTGAGCATCTATGGTTCGGCGCGTCTGAAACCGAACTCGCCGTACTACAAACTGGCCACGCAGATCGCGCGCAAACTGTCCGACGCGGGCTTTGCCGTGATCTCCGGCGGCGGCCCCGGCATCATGGAAGCGGCCAACAAGGGCGCCCATGCAGGCAAGGCGCCGTCGGTCGGCCTGAACATCGAGTTGCCGCACGAGCAGTCGGGCAACCAGTGGCAGGACATCTCGTTGCGCTTCCGTCACTTCTTCACGCGCAAGGTCACGTTCGTGAAGAACTCGGATGCCGTGATCGTGATGCCGGGTGGATTCGGCACGCTCGACGAACTGGCCGAAGTGCTCACGCTGATTCAAACCAAGAAGTCGCGGCACGTGCCTATCATCCTGGTCGGCGCGGAGTTCTGGAAAGGACTGCTCGGCTGGTTCGAATCGCAACTGGTGCCGATGGGCCTCATCAATCCGGGCGACATGAACCTGATGCAGGTGATCGACGATCCCGACCAGGTGCTCGAAGCGGTGCTCGCGTTCTATGAAGAGCGGGAAGAGCAGCCCGAACAGCAGCCGAAGTCGGACGAAGACCGGATGTTCTATCTGTGA
- a CDS encoding dienelactone hydrolase family protein has protein sequence MLKPEVDSLVPHVPFDRRTFIKAALGTGFAACVLPVSAQTIHTDSEGLEAGEVGIKSGDTLVPAYRAQPKGKTHLPVIIVVHEIFGVHEHIADVCRRFAKQGYLAIAPDLYTRQGDPTKYPTMQQLNEQLVSKVPDAQVLADLDATFKWAGEHGGDVNKVGINGFCWGGRIAWLYAEHNPRLKAGVAWYGRVVGNQTPMNPANPIDRVSDLQVPVLGLYGRQDQSIPQDSLEKMKQAIAQGPQAGRGSEFVVYDDAGHAFFADYRPSYKQADAEDGWRRALAWFKAHGVS, from the coding sequence ATGTTGAAGCCAGAAGTCGACAGTCTCGTTCCACACGTTCCTTTCGACCGCCGCACCTTCATCAAGGCGGCGCTCGGCACTGGCTTCGCGGCGTGCGTGCTGCCCGTGTCCGCACAGACCATCCATACGGACAGCGAAGGCCTCGAGGCGGGTGAAGTCGGCATCAAATCGGGCGATACCCTGGTGCCCGCCTATCGCGCGCAGCCGAAGGGCAAGACGCATCTGCCCGTTATCATCGTGGTTCACGAGATTTTCGGCGTGCACGAGCATATCGCCGATGTGTGCCGGCGCTTCGCGAAGCAGGGTTATCTGGCCATCGCGCCGGACCTCTATACGCGGCAGGGCGATCCGACGAAGTACCCGACGATGCAGCAGCTCAACGAGCAGCTCGTGAGCAAGGTGCCCGATGCGCAGGTGCTCGCCGATCTCGACGCGACCTTCAAATGGGCGGGCGAGCATGGCGGCGACGTGAACAAGGTGGGCATCAACGGCTTCTGCTGGGGCGGGCGTATCGCGTGGCTGTACGCGGAGCACAATCCGCGGCTGAAGGCGGGTGTGGCGTGGTATGGGCGCGTGGTCGGCAACCAGACGCCGATGAACCCTGCCAATCCGATCGACCGCGTGTCCGATCTGCAGGTGCCGGTGCTGGGCCTATACGGACGTCAGGACCAGAGCATCCCGCAGGACTCGCTCGAGAAGATGAAGCAGGCGATCGCGCAGGGGCCGCAGGCGGGTCGCGGCTCGGAGTTCGTCGTGTACGACGACGCGGGGCATGCGTTCTTCGCGGACTATCGG
- a CDS encoding AMP nucleosidase, translating to MNYETNQRAVHTPANAYPTEAFGDAADAVTRLSAIYEANTSFLRDAFARYRRNEPFDRRVRACYPFVRVRTETNTHVDSRRSYGFVAGPGVFETTVTRPDLFGNYYREQLRLLVKNHHVSVEVGVSDQPIPIHFAFAEGIHLEGDLDRERLLAMRDVFDSPDLALLDDRIVNGTYEPLPGEPHPLALFTAARVDFSLHRLKHYTATSPTHCQNYVLYTNYQFYIDEFVKLGRTMMAKTDDADLRAYRSEYTSFVEPGDVITYNANLGEQDDEGNAPPRLPQMPAYHLKRADGSGITMINIGVGPSNAKTITDHIAVLRPHAWIMLGHCAGLRNTQRLGDYVLAHGYVREDHVLDDDLPLWVPIPALAEVQVALERAVAQVTQLDGAELKRVMRTGTVASVDNRNWELRDHREPVLRLSQSRAIALDMESATIAANGFRFRVPYGTLLCVSDKPLHGELKLPGMADQFYRAQVDQHLQIGVKAMEILRTNGLHKLHSRKLRSFAEVAFQ from the coding sequence ATGAACTACGAGACCAATCAACGCGCGGTGCATACGCCCGCAAACGCGTACCCGACCGAGGCCTTCGGCGATGCAGCCGACGCCGTCACGCGCCTCTCGGCCATCTATGAAGCGAACACCTCGTTCCTGCGCGATGCGTTCGCGCGCTATCGTCGCAACGAGCCGTTCGACCGACGCGTGCGCGCCTGCTATCCGTTCGTGCGCGTGCGCACGGAGACCAACACGCATGTCGACTCGCGCCGTTCGTACGGCTTCGTCGCGGGTCCAGGCGTGTTCGAAACTACGGTGACGCGTCCCGATCTGTTCGGCAATTACTATCGCGAGCAATTGCGCCTGCTGGTGAAGAACCATCACGTGTCGGTCGAAGTCGGTGTGTCCGACCAGCCGATTCCCATCCACTTTGCGTTCGCGGAAGGCATCCACCTCGAAGGCGATCTGGACCGCGAACGCCTGCTCGCGATGCGCGACGTGTTCGATTCGCCCGATCTCGCGCTGCTCGACGACCGCATCGTCAACGGCACGTACGAGCCGCTGCCGGGCGAACCGCATCCGCTCGCGCTCTTCACGGCGGCGCGGGTCGACTTTTCGCTGCACCGGCTCAAGCACTACACGGCAACTTCGCCGACGCATTGCCAGAACTACGTGCTGTACACGAACTATCAGTTCTATATCGACGAGTTCGTGAAGCTCGGCCGCACGATGATGGCGAAGACCGACGACGCCGATCTGCGCGCGTACCGCAGCGAGTACACGTCGTTCGTCGAACCGGGCGACGTGATCACGTACAACGCGAATCTCGGCGAGCAGGACGACGAGGGCAACGCGCCGCCGCGGCTGCCGCAGATGCCCGCGTATCACCTGAAGCGCGCGGACGGCAGCGGGATCACGATGATCAATATCGGTGTCGGCCCGTCGAATGCAAAGACGATCACCGATCACATTGCGGTGCTGCGTCCACACGCGTGGATCATGCTGGGGCACTGCGCGGGGTTACGTAATACACAGCGTCTTGGCGACTACGTACTCGCGCACGGCTATGTGCGTGAAGATCATGTGCTCGACGACGATCTGCCGTTGTGGGTGCCGATTCCGGCGTTGGCTGAAGTGCAGGTCGCGCTCGAACGAGCGGTGGCGCAGGTCACGCAACTCGACGGCGCGGAGCTCAAGCGCGTGATGCGCACGGGTACGGTCGCGAGTGTCGATAACCGGAACTGGGAATTGCGTGATCATCGCGAGCCGGTGTTGAGGCTGTCGCAAAGCCGCGCGATCGCGCTCGATATGGAGAGCGCGACTATCGCTGCGAATGGGTTCCGGTTTCGGGTGCCTTACGGAACATTGCTGTGCGTGTCGGATAAGCCGTTGCACGGCGAGCTGAAGTTGCCGGGTATGGCTGACCAGTTTTATCGCGCGCAGGTTGATCAGCATTTGCAGATTGGGGTGAAGGCGATGGAGATTTTGCGCACCAATGGCTTGCATAAGTTGCATAGCCGGAAATTGCGGAGTTTTGCGGAAGTCGCGTTTCAGTAG
- the polA gene encoding DNA polymerase I: MPEEQNLEGKTLLLVDGSSYLYRAYHAMPDLRGPDGAPTGALYGIINMLRRMRKEVTAEYSACVFDAKGKTFRDDWYPQYKANRPSMPDDLSKQIEPIHVAVRSLGWPLLMLEGVEADDVIGTLAKRAEARGMNVIVSTGDKDLAQLVTDHVTLINTMTNEKLDREGVVAKFGVPPERIVDYLSLIGDTVDNVPGVEKCGPKTAIKWLTQFETLDGIVAHADEIKGAVGDNLRRALDFLPMARKLVTVETDCDLTAQVNSFEETLATRPESREELRDVFTRSGFKTWLREVEIADAVEGPETDVPPAPTVEGEREYDTVQTWEQFDAWFDKINAAEITSFDTETTSLDPMTAQIVGISIAVEAGKAAYIPLAHRGPDAPVQLPRDEVLAKLKPWLESREKKKVGQHLKYDEQVLANYGIVMDGIEHDTLLQSYVLESHRPHDMDNLALRHLGLKTIKYEDVAGKGASQIGFDEVALDKAAEYAAEDADITLRLHQTLYPQVAAEAQLDHVYRDIEVPTSRVLRKMERNGVLIDSEKLRVQSNEIATRLVELEKQAYEFAGGEFNLGSPKQIGQIFFEKLELPVIKKTPSGAPSTDEEVLQKLAEDYPLPKVLLEHRGLSKLKSTYTDKLPRMINATTGRVHTNYAQAVAVTGRLASNDPNLQNIPVRTGEGRRIREAFIAPPGHKLVSADYSQIELRIMAHISGDEALLRAFKQGEDIHRATAAEVFSVTPLEVSNDQRRIAKVINFGLIYGMSSFGLASNLGITRDAAKLYIDRYFARYPGVAAYMENTRTSAKMKGYVETVFGRRLWLPEINGGNGPRRQAAERAAINAPMQGTAADLIKMSMIAVQKWIEESGIRTRMIMQVHDELILEVPDDELSDVRKRLPELMCGVAQLKVPLVAEVGAGANWEEAH; encoded by the coding sequence ATGCCTGAAGAACAGAACCTGGAAGGTAAGACCCTGCTATTGGTTGACGGTTCGAGTTATCTGTACCGGGCCTACCATGCGATGCCTGATTTGCGCGGTCCCGACGGTGCACCAACGGGAGCACTCTACGGGATCATCAACATGCTGCGCCGTATGCGCAAGGAGGTTACGGCAGAGTATAGCGCGTGCGTGTTCGATGCCAAAGGCAAGACGTTTCGCGACGACTGGTATCCGCAATACAAGGCGAACCGTCCGTCGATGCCCGACGATCTCTCGAAGCAGATCGAACCGATTCACGTCGCTGTGCGTTCGCTCGGCTGGCCGCTGCTGATGCTCGAAGGCGTCGAGGCCGACGACGTGATCGGCACGCTCGCCAAACGCGCCGAGGCGCGCGGCATGAACGTGATCGTATCCACCGGGGACAAGGATCTGGCGCAGCTCGTGACGGATCATGTCACCCTCATCAATACGATGACGAACGAGAAGCTCGACCGCGAAGGCGTCGTTGCGAAGTTCGGCGTGCCGCCCGAGCGCATCGTCGACTATCTGTCGCTGATCGGCGATACCGTCGACAACGTGCCCGGCGTCGAAAAATGCGGCCCGAAAACCGCGATCAAATGGCTCACGCAATTTGAAACCCTCGATGGCATCGTCGCACACGCCGATGAAATCAAAGGTGCGGTAGGAGACAATCTGCGACGCGCGCTCGATTTCCTGCCGATGGCGCGCAAGCTCGTCACCGTCGAGACGGATTGCGATCTGACCGCGCAGGTCAACTCGTTCGAAGAGACGCTTGCTACTCGCCCCGAGTCGCGCGAAGAACTGCGCGACGTGTTCACGCGCAGCGGCTTCAAGACCTGGCTGCGTGAGGTGGAAATTGCCGATGCCGTCGAAGGACCCGAAACGGATGTGCCGCCCGCGCCGACTGTCGAGGGCGAGCGTGAATACGACACCGTGCAGACGTGGGAGCAGTTCGACGCATGGTTCGACAAGATCAACGCCGCCGAGATCACCTCATTCGATACGGAAACCACGTCGCTCGATCCGATGACGGCGCAGATCGTCGGCATCTCGATCGCGGTCGAAGCGGGCAAGGCCGCATATATTCCGCTCGCGCATCGCGGGCCGGATGCGCCCGTTCAGTTGCCGCGCGACGAAGTGCTCGCGAAGCTCAAGCCGTGGCTCGAAAGCCGCGAGAAGAAGAAGGTCGGCCAGCATCTGAAGTACGACGAGCAGGTGCTCGCGAACTACGGCATCGTGATGGACGGCATCGAGCATGACACGCTGTTGCAGTCGTACGTGCTCGAATCGCATCGTCCTCACGACATGGACAACCTCGCGCTGCGTCACCTCGGTCTGAAGACGATCAAGTACGAGGACGTCGCGGGCAAGGGCGCATCGCAGATCGGCTTCGACGAAGTCGCGCTCGACAAGGCCGCCGAATACGCCGCCGAAGACGCCGACATCACGTTGCGTCTGCATCAGACGCTGTATCCGCAGGTCGCAGCGGAAGCGCAGCTCGATCACGTGTACCGCGATATCGAAGTGCCGACTTCGCGCGTGCTGCGCAAGATGGAGCGCAACGGCGTGCTCATCGACTCCGAAAAGTTGCGCGTGCAAAGCAACGAGATCGCGACGCGTCTCGTCGAACTCGAAAAGCAGGCGTACGAATTCGCAGGCGGCGAGTTCAATCTCGGCTCGCCGAAACAAATCGGGCAGATCTTCTTCGAGAAGCTCGAATTGCCCGTCATCAAGAAGACGCCGAGCGGCGCGCCTTCCACTGACGAAGAAGTGCTGCAAAAGCTCGCGGAAGACTATCCGCTGCCAAAGGTCCTGCTCGAACATCGCGGCCTGTCGAAGCTCAAGTCGACGTACACCGACAAGCTGCCGCGCATGATCAACGCCACCACGGGCCGCGTGCATACGAACTACGCGCAGGCCGTCGCGGTGACGGGACGCCTGGCATCGAACGATCCGAATCTGCAGAACATTCCCGTGCGCACGGGCGAAGGCCGCCGCATTCGCGAGGCGTTCATCGCGCCGCCGGGACACAAGCTGGTGTCGGCGGACTACTCGCAGATCGAATTGCGCATCATGGCGCATATCTCTGGCGACGAAGCGCTGCTGCGCGCGTTCAAGCAGGGCGAGGACATTCACCGCGCCACCGCTGCCGAAGTGTTCAGCGTGACGCCGCTCGAAGTGTCGAACGATCAGCGGCGTATCGCGAAGGTCATCAACTTCGGCCTGATCTACGGCATGAGTTCGTTCGGTCTCGCGTCGAATCTCGGCATTACGCGCGATGCGGCCAAGCTTTATATCGACCGCTATTTCGCGCGTTATCCGGGCGTTGCTGCTTACATGGAGAACACGCGGACGAGCGCCAAGATGAAGGGCTATGTCGAAACCGTGTTCGGCCGCCGCCTGTGGCTGCCCGAGATCAATGGCGGCAACGGCCCGCGCCGTCAGGCGGCGGAGCGTGCCGCGATCAATGCGCCGATGCAAGGCACAGCTGCCGATCTGATCAAGATGTCGATGATCGCCGTGCAGAAGTGGATCGAGGAGTCGGGCATCCGCACGCGCATGATCATGCAGGTACACGACGAACTGATACTCGAAGTGCCGGACGACGAACTATCCGACGTACGTAAGCGCTTGCCGGAATTGATGTGCGGCGTCGCGCAACTGAAGGTGCCACTCGTCGCCGAAGTGGGCGCGGGCGCAAACTGGGAGGAAGCGCACTGA